The Streptococcus pluranimalium genome contains a region encoding:
- a CDS encoding ABC transporter ATP-binding protein, giving the protein MSEIHAQHIDVAYDHHTIIENLSVKIPHGAITTIIGANGCGKSTLLKALTRIHSINKGQIYLDGQAIAQMPTKEVAKKIALLPQVLEATEGITVYELVSYGRFPHQKYLGSLTTHDRSRIHWAMEMTKITDLANLEVDSLSGGQRQRVWIAMALAQDTDTIFLDEPTTYLDLNHQLEVLELLADLNKKSHKTIIMVLHDLNLSARFSDHIIAMKNGKIQYQGSVEDIITSERIEDIFHIKAHIIEDPVSTRPILLSYQLLPLEDL; this is encoded by the coding sequence TTGTCTGAGATTCACGCTCAACATATTGACGTGGCCTACGACCATCATACCATTATTGAAAATCTATCCGTCAAGATTCCTCACGGAGCGATTACGACCATTATCGGTGCCAATGGCTGTGGAAAATCTACCTTGCTCAAAGCTTTAACACGTATCCACAGTATCAATAAAGGACAGATTTATCTGGACGGGCAAGCCATAGCTCAAATGCCTACGAAGGAGGTTGCTAAAAAAATCGCTCTATTACCACAAGTTTTAGAAGCAACTGAAGGAATTACGGTCTATGAGTTAGTATCCTATGGGCGTTTTCCCCATCAAAAATATCTGGGAAGCCTGACAACTCACGATCGTAGTCGTATTCACTGGGCTATGGAGATGACCAAGATTACAGATTTAGCCAATCTCGAAGTGGATAGCCTCAGTGGTGGGCAAAGGCAACGTGTCTGGATTGCGATGGCTTTGGCGCAAGATACAGACACTATTTTCCTGGATGAACCGACAACTTATTTGGATTTAAATCATCAACTTGAAGTCCTAGAGCTCTTGGCAGATTTAAACAAGAAGTCCCATAAAACCATCATTATGGTGCTTCATGATTTGAATTTATCAGCACGATTTTCGGATCATATTATCGCTATGAAAAACGGCAAGATTCAGTACCAAGGATCTGTTGAAGACATCATCACATCCGAACGTATTGAAGATATTTTTCACATTAAGGCTCATATCATCGAGGATCCTGTTTCCACACGTCCTATTTTACTATCTTATCAATTACTACCTTTGGAGGATTTATGA
- a CDS encoding FecCD family ABC transporter permease, translating into MTPSMTHQNRPKCLWLVFFILTILLLLGSYIGLRFGAINFSNSELLTTLQQPLTHSNIQDIVIDIRLPRMLAALFVGAAMSQSGAMMQGITRNVIADPGLLGINAGAGLSLIIAYAFWGNLHYFQILLICLLGSSLAAVMVFILAYQKGKGYNQLRLILAGAMVSTLFSAIGQAITIYFDLETTVIGWQAGGLSQINWSMISLIIPIISIGLILAQLFAHQLTILSLNETVAKALGQETFLTTLLLLVIVLVISSGAVAMVGSIAFVGLIIPHAIKLFVPKDYRLILPLSAYAGAVFLLWVDIISRMINPPRETPISAIIAVVGLPCFLWLIRKGKYL; encoded by the coding sequence ATGACGCCCTCAATGACTCATCAAAATAGGCCAAAATGTCTTTGGCTTGTTTTTTTCATCCTGACTATCTTACTTCTTTTAGGAAGCTATATTGGCTTACGCTTTGGCGCTATCAATTTTTCGAATTCAGAATTGCTAACTACCCTACAGCAGCCCCTCACTCATTCAAATATCCAAGATATTGTCATTGACATTCGCCTACCAAGGATGTTGGCAGCTCTTTTTGTTGGCGCAGCAATGTCGCAATCAGGTGCTATGATGCAAGGTATTACAAGAAATGTCATTGCTGACCCAGGCCTTCTTGGCATTAATGCTGGAGCTGGTTTATCCCTCATCATCGCCTATGCTTTTTGGGGCAATTTGCACTACTTTCAAATTCTATTGATTTGTCTACTCGGTTCTAGTCTAGCAGCCGTGATGGTTTTTATTCTCGCTTATCAAAAAGGTAAGGGCTACAATCAACTGAGATTAATCTTAGCAGGTGCTATGGTTTCCACCTTATTTTCAGCGATTGGACAAGCTATTACGATCTATTTTGACCTTGAAACCACTGTCATTGGTTGGCAGGCAGGTGGACTCTCACAAATCAACTGGTCAATGATTTCCTTGATTATTCCCATCATCAGTATCGGACTGATCTTGGCACAATTATTTGCCCATCAGTTAACGATCCTCAGTTTAAATGAAACAGTAGCCAAGGCTCTTGGGCAAGAAACGTTTCTGACGACATTATTACTATTAGTCATTGTTTTGGTTATCTCATCTGGGGCTGTCGCTATGGTTGGTTCGATAGCTTTTGTTGGGTTAATTATCCCTCATGCCATAAAGCTTTTTGTTCCAAAGGATTACCGCCTCATTCTCCCTCTATCAGCTTACGCTGGAGCTGTATTTCTGCTTTGGGTAGATATTATCTCGCGAATGATCAATCCACCAAGAGAAACACCAATCAGTGCTATTATCGCTGTTGTCGGGCTTCCTTGCTTCCTATGGCTTATTAGGAAGGGGAAGTATTTATGA
- a CDS encoding ABC transporter substrate-binding protein, whose translation MTFRKLLTLICLFTVSFLLVACASSKQESSKPEEVKISSMPKIKGFTYYGDIPENPKKVVNFAYSYTGHLLKLGVDVSSFSLDLEKNSAAFGDKLKGLPQLKSADTEAIAAEEPDLIIVFSLDENIDKLKEIAPVLAIEFGASDYLEVMNQFGQVFGKEKVAKAWRQDWDKKVSETKKELANQLKPDTTFTVMDFYDKSIYLYGPEFGRGSELIYRALGYKAPQKVQEDVFKDGWFGVSQEVLGDYIGDYAVVNINKDNEKAASSLKESDVWKNIPAVKAGHVLEVDYNLFYFADPMSLDLQLDAFTEAIQKAN comes from the coding sequence ATGACATTTCGCAAACTCTTAACACTCATTTGTCTGTTTACAGTCTCTTTTCTTCTAGTTGCTTGTGCTTCTTCTAAACAAGAAAGCTCAAAGCCAGAGGAAGTCAAAATCTCCAGCATGCCTAAAATAAAAGGGTTTACCTACTACGGTGATATCCCTGAAAATCCTAAAAAAGTTGTTAACTTCGCTTATTCATACACAGGACATCTCTTGAAACTCGGTGTTGACGTATCTTCTTTTTCTCTTGATTTAGAAAAGAATAGCGCCGCCTTTGGGGATAAACTGAAAGGCTTACCACAACTCAAATCAGCTGATACAGAAGCTATTGCTGCTGAAGAGCCGGATCTAATCATTGTTTTCTCACTTGATGAAAACATTGATAAACTCAAAGAAATTGCACCTGTACTAGCCATCGAATTCGGTGCTAGCGACTACTTGGAGGTCATGAACCAGTTTGGACAAGTATTTGGCAAAGAAAAAGTAGCTAAAGCCTGGCGTCAAGATTGGGACAAAAAAGTGTCTGAAACTAAAAAAGAACTAGCTAATCAACTCAAGCCCGACACAACCTTTACAGTTATGGATTTCTATGACAAGAGCATCTATCTTTACGGTCCAGAATTTGGGCGTGGTAGTGAATTAATCTACCGTGCCCTGGGTTACAAAGCTCCTCAAAAAGTTCAAGAGGACGTCTTTAAAGACGGTTGGTTCGGAGTTTCTCAAGAAGTTCTTGGCGACTATATCGGGGACTATGCGGTTGTTAATATCAATAAAGACAATGAAAAAGCAGCTTCATCACTTAAAGAAAGTGATGTTTGGAAAAATATTCCCGCTGTCAAAGCAGGTCACGTCTTAGAAGTGGACTACAATCTCTTCTACTTCGCTGATCCAATGTCTCTTGATCTCCAATTAGATGCTTTTACGGAGGCTATCCAAAAAGCTAATTAA